From Cellulomonas fimi ATCC 484, a single genomic window includes:
- the treZ gene encoding malto-oligosyltrehalose trehalohydrolase has protein sequence MQPRVWAPDAGRVDLVLPSTGARVPLSPDDDGWWSGDTDLPHGTDYAFALDDGPPLPDPRSAWQPDGVHGPSRVLDTDAFAWTDQGWAGLDVRGRVLYELHVGTFTPEGTLDAAAAALPDLVSLGVDVVELMPVAPFDGPRGWGYDGVGLYAVHEPYGGPAALARFVDVAHGLGLAVCLDVVHNHLGPSGNYTGSFGPYATDAHHTPWGSAINLDQPGSSVVRRWIVDSALRWLRDFHVDALRLDAVHELRDDSGRHVLAQLSDEVADLSATLGRPLSLVAETDLNDVVSVAPTHVGGWGVTGQWADDVHHALHALVTGERHGYYVDFGAAPTLRQAFTGVFVHAGTYSTFRGRTWGRPVPSGTDGHRFVVCAQNHDQVGNRALGDRPSERLDADTLAAEAALLLLSPFTPMLFQGEEWGTRTPFQFFTSFPDPDLGRAVSEGRRGEFGGHGWTELYGGPVDVPDPQDEATFRRSVLDRAEREAPGHARLLAWYRELVALRRSVPDLGSGDLAVTDLEWDGPDEADGPWHGVLVLHRGAARVVVNLTAEERSASLPAGAPLDVAAAWGSARVEPGAEPRVVLGPGATVALVPASADA, from the coding sequence GTGCAGCCGCGCGTGTGGGCGCCGGACGCGGGCCGCGTCGACCTGGTCCTGCCGTCGACGGGCGCGCGCGTCCCGCTGAGCCCCGACGACGACGGCTGGTGGTCCGGCGACACCGACCTGCCGCACGGCACGGACTACGCGTTCGCCCTCGACGACGGTCCCCCGCTGCCGGACCCGCGCAGCGCGTGGCAGCCGGACGGGGTGCACGGGCCCAGCCGCGTGCTCGACACGGACGCGTTCGCGTGGACCGACCAGGGCTGGGCGGGCCTCGACGTCCGCGGACGTGTCCTGTACGAGCTGCACGTCGGGACGTTCACGCCCGAGGGCACGCTCGACGCGGCCGCCGCCGCGCTGCCCGACCTGGTCTCGCTGGGGGTCGACGTCGTCGAGCTCATGCCGGTCGCGCCGTTCGACGGGCCGCGCGGCTGGGGCTACGACGGCGTCGGGCTGTACGCGGTGCACGAGCCCTACGGCGGACCGGCCGCGCTCGCGCGGTTCGTCGACGTCGCGCACGGCCTCGGGCTCGCGGTGTGCCTGGACGTCGTGCACAACCACCTCGGCCCGTCCGGCAACTACACGGGGTCGTTCGGCCCGTACGCGACGGACGCGCACCACACGCCGTGGGGCTCGGCGATCAACCTGGACCAGCCGGGCTCGTCGGTCGTGCGGCGCTGGATCGTCGACAGCGCGCTGCGCTGGCTGCGCGACTTCCATGTGGACGCGCTGCGGCTCGACGCGGTGCACGAGCTGCGGGACGACTCGGGCCGTCACGTGCTCGCGCAGCTCTCCGACGAGGTCGCGGACCTGTCCGCCACGCTGGGCCGGCCGCTGTCTCTCGTCGCGGAGACCGATCTCAACGACGTCGTGAGCGTCGCCCCGACGCACGTCGGCGGGTGGGGCGTGACGGGCCAGTGGGCCGACGACGTCCACCACGCCCTGCACGCGCTCGTGACCGGCGAGCGGCACGGCTACTACGTCGACTTCGGCGCGGCCCCGACGCTGCGGCAGGCGTTCACGGGCGTGTTCGTGCACGCCGGCACGTACTCGACGTTCCGCGGCCGCACGTGGGGGCGGCCGGTGCCGAGCGGCACGGACGGCCACCGCTTCGTCGTGTGCGCGCAGAACCACGACCAGGTCGGCAACCGTGCGCTCGGCGACCGCCCGTCGGAGCGCCTCGACGCCGACACGCTCGCGGCCGAGGCGGCGCTGCTGCTGCTGTCGCCGTTCACGCCGATGCTCTTCCAGGGCGAGGAGTGGGGCACCCGCACGCCGTTCCAGTTCTTCACGTCCTTCCCGGACCCGGACCTGGGCCGGGCCGTGAGCGAGGGGCGCCGCGGCGAGTTCGGCGGGCACGGCTGGACCGAGCTGTACGGCGGTCCCGTCGACGTCCCCGACCCGCAGGACGAGGCGACGTTCCGCCGGTCCGTCCTGGACCGGGCCGAGCGGGAGGCGCCCGGGCACGCCCGGCTGCTCGCCTGGTACCGCGAGCTCGTCGCGCTGCGCCGCTCCGTGCCGGACCTGGGGTCGGGCGACCTCGCGGTCACCGACCTGGAGTGGGACGGCCCGGACGAGGCCGACGGACCGTGGCACGGCGTCCTCGTGCTGCACCGCGGTGCGGCGCGCGTCGTCGTCAACCTCACGGCCGAGGAGCGCTCGGCGTCGCTGCCCGCGGGCGCACCGCTCGACGTCGCCGCCGCGTGGGGGTCGGCGCGGGTCGAGCCCGGTGCGGAGCCGCGGGTCGTGCTCGGTCCGGGCGCGACCGTCGCGCTGGTGCCGGCGTCCGCCGACGCCTGA